A region from the Azospirillaceae bacterium genome encodes:
- the fahA gene encoding fumarylacetoacetase encodes MMIDETHNPALTSWVASANGHADFPIQNLPLGVFSTKGEVPRGGVAIGDRILDLAKAGRSGLLTGDALDAAIAASGPTLNPLLALGAGPRRALRRRLSELLANDAEHRATVEGLLYNVADCTLHLPASIGDYTDFYAGIHHALNVGRQFRPDNPLLPNYKHVPIGYHGRASSVRVSGTDVRRPNGQRKAPDAEAPTYGPSQRLDLELELGIWIGPGNELGTPIAIGQADAHVAGLCLLNDWSARDLQAWEYQPLGPFLAKNFMTTVSPWIVTAEALAPFRTRQPARDQGEPKPLPYLWDEGDQERGAYAVDLSVLIRTDKMRAAGEAPHRLGTGPATNMYWTVAQLVAHHTSNGCDLNPGDLLGTGTISTPDDSGVGSLLELSRGGKAPITLPNGETRAFLVDGDELILAARASADGYTAIGFGPCAGVITPAIALS; translated from the coding sequence ATGATGATTGATGAGACCCATAACCCGGCCCTGACCAGCTGGGTCGCCAGCGCCAACGGCCATGCCGACTTCCCCATCCAGAATCTGCCCCTGGGCGTGTTCAGCACGAAAGGGGAGGTGCCGCGCGGCGGTGTCGCCATCGGCGACCGCATCCTGGACCTGGCCAAGGCCGGCCGGTCCGGCCTGCTGACCGGTGACGCGCTGGACGCCGCTATCGCCGCCAGCGGCCCGACGCTGAACCCGCTGCTGGCCCTGGGCGCCGGCCCGCGCCGCGCCCTGCGCCGCCGGCTGTCGGAATTGCTGGCGAATGACGCGGAGCACCGGGCCACGGTGGAAGGCCTACTTTACAATGTGGCTGACTGCACCCTTCACCTGCCGGCATCCATCGGCGACTACACCGACTTTTACGCCGGCATCCACCACGCCCTGAACGTCGGACGACAGTTCCGCCCCGACAATCCCTTGCTGCCCAACTACAAGCATGTGCCCATCGGCTATCATGGCCGCGCCTCTTCCGTCCGTGTCTCGGGCACGGACGTGCGCCGCCCCAACGGCCAGCGCAAGGCCCCGGATGCGGAGGCGCCGACCTACGGCCCCAGCCAGCGCCTGGACCTGGAATTGGAACTGGGCATCTGGATCGGGCCGGGTAACGAACTGGGCACGCCCATCGCCATCGGCCAGGCCGACGCCCACGTGGCCGGCCTGTGCCTGCTGAACGACTGGTCGGCCCGCGACCTGCAGGCCTGGGAATACCAGCCGTTGGGCCCCTTCCTGGCCAAGAACTTCATGACCACCGTGTCACCCTGGATCGTCACGGCCGAAGCCCTGGCCCCGTTCCGCACCCGGCAGCCGGCACGGGATCAGGGCGAGCCTAAGCCCCTGCCCTATCTGTGGGATGAGGGCGACCAGGAACGCGGCGCCTATGCCGTGGACCTGTCGGTGCTGATCCGCACCGACAAAATGCGCGCGGCGGGCGAGGCGCCGCACCGTTTAGGCACCGGCCCGGCCACCAACATGTACTGGACCGTGGCGCAGTTGGTGGCCCACCACACCAGCAACGGCTGTGACCTGAACCCCGGCGACCTGCTGGGCACCGGCACCATCTCCACCCCCGACGACAGCGGCGTGGGCAGCCTGCTGGAACTGTCGCGCGGCGGAAAGGCGCCCATCACCTTGCCGAATGGCGAGACCCGTGCCTTCCTGGTGGACGGCGACGAACTGATCCTTGCGGCCCGCGCCTCGGCCGACGGATACACCGCCATCGGTTTCGGGCCTTGCGCCGGCGTGATCACGCCCGCCATCGCCCTGTCATAA
- the hmgA gene encoding homogentisate 1,2-dioxygenase: protein MTQHPIPGHNTPLETMSGFANSFATEAVAGALPVGRNSPQQVPFGLFAEQLSGSAFTAPRAENRRSWLYRLRPTASHAPFKPYGRAGLLRSGPFDEVPPNPNRLRWDPLPLPDAPTDFVDGLVTYGGNGDAGTNNGIAIHLYAANQPMASRVFYNADGELLIVPQQGRLRLATEMGLLDVAPGEIAVVPRGVRFRVTLTDGTARGYVCENYGAPFKLPDLGPIGANGLANPRDFLSPVAWFEDLDEATEVVQKYQGRLWTTTLDHSPLDVVAWHGNLAPYKYDLARFNTINTVSYDHPDPSIFTVLTAPSEIAGTANCDFVIFPPRWMVAEDTFRPPWFHRNVMNEFMGLIHGAYDAKAGGFAPGGASLHNCMSGHGPDRTSYERAVTADLKPHKIENTMAFMFESRWVIRPTRFATETPLMQLDYDDCWAGFAKAQLP, encoded by the coding sequence ATGACCCAGCACCCCATCCCCGGGCACAACACCCCGCTTGAAACCATGAGCGGCTTCGCCAACAGCTTCGCGACCGAGGCGGTGGCGGGCGCCCTGCCGGTAGGCCGCAATTCGCCGCAGCAGGTGCCCTTCGGCCTGTTCGCCGAACAGCTGTCGGGCAGCGCCTTCACCGCACCGCGCGCGGAAAACCGCCGGTCCTGGCTGTACCGCCTGCGTCCCACCGCCAGCCACGCGCCCTTCAAGCCCTATGGGCGCGCCGGCCTGCTGCGCAGCGGACCGTTCGATGAGGTGCCGCCCAATCCCAATCGCCTGCGCTGGGACCCGCTGCCCCTGCCCGACGCGCCCACGGATTTCGTGGACGGGCTGGTGACCTATGGCGGCAACGGTGATGCCGGCACCAACAACGGCATCGCCATCCACCTCTACGCCGCCAACCAGCCCATGGCGTCACGGGTGTTCTACAACGCCGACGGTGAATTGCTGATCGTCCCACAACAGGGCCGCTTGCGCCTGGCGACGGAGATGGGCCTGCTGGATGTGGCGCCGGGTGAGATCGCCGTGGTGCCGCGTGGTGTGCGTTTCCGCGTGACGCTGACCGACGGCACCGCCCGCGGCTATGTCTGCGAGAACTACGGCGCGCCCTTCAAGCTGCCAGACCTGGGGCCCATCGGCGCCAACGGCCTGGCCAACCCGCGCGACTTCCTGTCCCCCGTCGCCTGGTTCGAGGATTTGGACGAAGCGACGGAGGTGGTGCAGAAGTACCAGGGCCGCCTGTGGACCACGACCCTGGACCACAGCCCCCTGGACGTGGTGGCCTGGCACGGCAACCTGGCGCCCTACAAGTATGACCTGGCGCGGTTCAATACCATCAACACCGTGTCCTACGACCATCCCGACCCGTCGATCTTCACCGTGCTGACCGCACCGTCGGAAATCGCCGGCACCGCCAATTGCGACTTCGTCATCTTCCCGCCGCGCTGGATGGTGGCGGAGGATACCTTCCGGCCGCCGTGGTTCCACCGCAACGTCATGAATGAATTCATGGGCCTGATCCATGGCGCCTATGACGCCAAGGCCGGCGGCTTCGCACCCGGTGGCGCCTCCCTGCACAATTGCATGAGCGGCCACGGCCCCGACCGCACCAGCTATGAACGCGCGGTGACCGCCGACCTGAAGCCGCACAAGATCGAGAACACCATGGCCTTCATGTTCGAAAGCCGCTGGGTCATCCGCCCCACCCGCTTCGCCACTGAAACCCCACTGATGCAGCTGGACTACGACGATTGCTGGGCCGGTTTCGCCAAGGCCCAGTTGCCCTGA
- a CDS encoding Lrp/AsnC family transcriptional regulator, whose translation MKDLDQFDEIDHRILRALQRDASLSHAALAEEVGASPASCWRRIRALENAGILGPAVRLVNAAKVGRGVSVMCQLRMKTHATKDRQEFEAFVQTRGEVMDCHSMSGEWDYLLRVVVSDVASYERFLMRELLSHPAVAAAASHFALSQVKYTTALPI comes from the coding sequence ATGAAAGACCTTGATCAATTCGATGAGATCGATCACCGCATCCTGCGCGCCCTGCAACGCGACGCCAGCCTGAGCCACGCGGCCCTGGCGGAAGAGGTCGGCGCCTCCCCCGCTTCCTGCTGGCGGCGCATCCGCGCGCTGGAAAACGCCGGCATCCTGGGACCTGCCGTGCGCCTGGTCAATGCGGCCAAAGTGGGACGGGGCGTCAGCGTCATGTGCCAACTGCGCATGAAAACCCACGCCACCAAGGACCGGCAGGAGTTCGAGGCCTTCGTCCAGACCCGGGGCGAGGTGATGGACTGCCACAGCATGTCCGGGGAATGGGACTATCTGCTGCGCGTCGTCGTGTCCGACGTGGCGAGTTATGAGCGATTCCTGATGCGCGAACTGCTGAGCCACCCGGCCGTGGCCGCCGCCGCGTCCCATTTCGCGCTGAGCCAGGTGAAATATACGACGGCCCTGCCGATCTGA
- a CDS encoding aspartate/tyrosine/aromatic aminotransferase, whose product MSAALFDALKPQPADALLSLIALYRDDPRAQKLDLGVGVYRDETGATPVLRAVKAAEARLLETQTSKSYLGPEGDIRYTELLQPIVFGRGLSSDEVAAVQTPGGTGALRLAAELIAKAKPGAKVWLGTPTWPNHAPIMNSAGLTVATYRYYDQATQVVLFDEMMAALNGADAGDIVLLHGCCHNPAGADLDAAQWKAVAELVAARGLVPLIDLAYQGLGDGLEQDAAGARQVLAAVPDALLAYSCDKNFGLYRERVGALYVKAATAARTELIRTNILSLARANWSMPPDHGAALVRVILDDAGLTESWRTEVDEMRTRINQVRQALATGDDRLAFLARQRGMFSLLPLSAEQVGVLRRDHAVYMAGSGRINLAGLTVATVPQFIGALRAVWG is encoded by the coding sequence ATGTCCGCCGCCCTTTTCGATGCGCTGAAGCCGCAGCCCGCCGACGCGCTGCTGTCCCTGATCGCGCTGTATCGCGACGATCCGCGCGCGCAGAAGCTGGACCTGGGCGTGGGCGTCTATCGCGATGAGACCGGCGCCACCCCGGTGCTGCGCGCCGTGAAGGCGGCTGAGGCCCGGCTGCTGGAAACCCAGACCAGCAAGAGCTACCTGGGCCCGGAAGGCGACATCCGCTACACCGAACTGCTGCAGCCCATCGTCTTCGGGCGCGGCCTGTCGTCGGATGAGGTCGCGGCCGTGCAGACCCCCGGCGGCACCGGCGCCCTGCGCCTGGCGGCCGAACTGATCGCCAAGGCGAAGCCGGGCGCCAAGGTCTGGCTGGGTACGCCGACCTGGCCCAATCACGCCCCCATCATGAACAGCGCCGGGCTGACGGTCGCCACCTATCGCTATTACGACCAGGCCACCCAGGTGGTGCTGTTCGATGAGATGATGGCGGCGCTGAACGGCGCGGACGCCGGCGACATCGTGCTGCTGCACGGCTGCTGCCACAACCCCGCCGGCGCCGACCTGGACGCCGCCCAGTGGAAGGCCGTGGCCGAGCTGGTGGCCGCGCGCGGCCTGGTGCCGCTGATCGACCTGGCCTACCAGGGCCTGGGCGATGGGCTGGAGCAGGACGCCGCCGGCGCCCGCCAGGTGCTGGCCGCCGTGCCCGACGCCCTGCTGGCCTATTCCTGTGACAAGAACTTCGGCCTCTACCGTGAGCGTGTGGGCGCCTTGTACGTGAAGGCCGCCACCGCCGCCCGCACGGAACTGATCCGCACCAACATCCTGTCGCTGGCGCGGGCCAACTGGTCCATGCCGCCGGACCATGGCGCTGCCCTGGTGCGTGTCATCCTGGATGATGCCGGCCTGACGGAAAGCTGGCGGACGGAAGTGGATGAGATGCGCACCCGCATCAACCAGGTGCGCCAGGCCCTGGCCACCGGTGACGACCGCCTGGCCTTCCTGGCCCGGCAGCGGGGCATGTTCTCCCTGTTGCCGCTGTCGGCGGAGCAGGTGGGCGTGCTACGCCGCGACCACGCCGTCTACATGGCGGGTTCGGGCCGCATCAACCTGGCCGGCCTGACGGTCGCCACGGTGCCGCAGTTCATCGGCGCCTTGCGGGCGGTCTGGGGCTGA
- a CDS encoding Rieske (2Fe-2S) protein — MGTGAPEDEANSRGGIRPRLTKTPAGVRLCALDDLAEPGARNFVLEVKGDRFHGFVVRQGNAIIGYVDRCPHAGVPLAFKLDDYLGQDLTGRDVIRCGWHGALFDIADGRCVAGPCPGQGLIPWPVAVRDGFIETI; from the coding sequence ATGGGAACGGGCGCCCCGGAGGATGAGGCGAACAGCCGGGGCGGCATCCGCCCCCGGCTGACCAAAACGCCGGCCGGCGTGCGGCTGTGCGCGCTGGACGACCTCGCCGAGCCGGGTGCCCGCAACTTCGTGCTGGAGGTCAAGGGCGACCGTTTCCACGGTTTCGTCGTGCGCCAAGGGAATGCGATCATCGGTTATGTCGATCGCTGTCCCCACGCCGGCGTGCCCTTGGCCTTCAAGCTGGACGATTACCTGGGGCAGGACCTCACCGGCCGTGACGTCATCCGCTGCGGCTGGCACGGCGCCCTGTTCGACATCGCCGACGGTCGCTGCGTCGCCGGCCCATGCCCCGGCCAGGGGCTGATCCCCTGGCCGGTGGCGGTGCGCGACGGCTTTATCGAGACGATCTAA
- the galE gene encoding UDP-glucose 4-epimerase GalE, protein MSDTVVVTGGAGFIGSHACKALAQAGFSPVTYDNLSRGPREAVMFGPLEVGDIADQARLTAVLRDYQPCAVMHFAAYAHVGESVAEPLLYYRNNVAGSITLLEAMREAGVSNLVFSSTCAVYGVPKQVPITEDHPQAPINPYGASKQMMERIIEDCGPAWGLRSAILRYFNAAGADPDGDLGENHDPEPHLIPNVLDAALGRKDGLTINGDDYPTPDGTCIRDYIHVSDLADAHVLALKHLMREGPSVALNLGNGSGYSVREVLEAAEKVTGLPIPWQLGPRRPGDPPALVGDATLARRILGWTPSRDALEVQITDAWRRRLLDLYVPAEEVETATGTTRRTA, encoded by the coding sequence ATGAGCGATACCGTGGTGGTGACCGGCGGCGCCGGTTTCATCGGCAGCCATGCCTGCAAGGCGCTGGCCCAGGCGGGCTTCAGCCCCGTGACCTATGACAACCTCAGCCGCGGCCCGCGTGAGGCGGTGATGTTCGGCCCGCTGGAGGTGGGCGACATCGCCGACCAGGCCCGGCTGACCGCCGTGCTGCGCGATTACCAACCCTGCGCCGTCATGCACTTCGCCGCCTACGCCCATGTCGGTGAATCGGTGGCGGAGCCGTTGCTGTACTACCGCAACAATGTGGCCGGATCGATCACCCTGTTGGAGGCGATGCGCGAGGCCGGCGTGTCCAACCTGGTGTTCTCCAGCACCTGCGCCGTCTACGGCGTGCCCAAACAGGTGCCCATTACCGAGGATCATCCCCAGGCGCCCATCAACCCCTATGGCGCCAGCAAGCAGATGATGGAACGCATCATCGAGGATTGCGGGCCGGCCTGGGGCCTGCGCTCCGCCATCCTGCGGTACTTCAACGCCGCCGGCGCCGACCCGGACGGTGATCTAGGGGAGAATCACGACCCCGAGCCGCACCTGATCCCCAACGTCCTGGACGCCGCCCTGGGCCGCAAGGACGGGCTGACCATCAACGGCGATGACTACCCCACGCCGGACGGCACCTGCATCCGCGACTACATCCATGTCAGCGACCTGGCCGACGCCCATGTGCTGGCGCTGAAGCATCTGATGCGCGAGGGGCCGTCCGTGGCCCTGAACCTGGGCAACGGCAGCGGCTATTCGGTGCGGGAGGTGCTGGAGGCGGCGGAAAAGGTGACCGGCCTGCCCATCCCCTGGCAGTTGGGCCCCCGCCGTCCGGGCGACCCGCCGGCCCTGGTGGGCGACGCCACCCTGGCCCGCCGCATCCTGGGCTGGACCCCCAGCCGCGACGCCCTGGAGGTGCAGATCACCGACGCCTGGCGCCGTCGCCTGCTGGATCTCTACGTGCCGGCGGAAGAGGTGGAGACCGCCACCGGAACCACGCGTCGAACCGCCTGA
- a CDS encoding glycosyltransferase family 4 protein: MTGEIKAVTAPSPMSQPATGAFVPPGFGAFAGDGPVELPEMEPALGERRFDRVAITSVFGDPSHPRTWSGAPRNLGVALQKLGVTVEGFHPHLSTPWKVGLAARHVMAGYGRLMTAEQLYRAAPARRHLARQLAAEAAKRGTRHIIHTGALDLPVVEAEATADPMFDRASRVHHYLYCDHTWALAAEHRPDIAGYSPRALAAYEDLERSALNSVDHIFTFGRFVRDHIVDHYGVPAARVTAVGSGMGDIKPYMGPKDYVQPNLLFVCKHLFREKGGELVIEAFQQAVGRRPDLTLTIVADASVRDRVPQHPNIDFRSSLPWAELQELYRRASLLVQPMLNDPWGQVYLEGLISRTPVLGLARNGLPEITGDGRYGFLAPQADPLVLADLIIQAVSDPQRLAVMGARGQSHVMETYTWDRVARAVLYPDH, from the coding sequence GTGACGGGAGAGATCAAGGCCGTGACCGCCCCATCCCCCATGTCCCAGCCCGCCACGGGCGCCTTCGTTCCACCGGGTTTCGGCGCCTTTGCCGGCGACGGGCCCGTCGAACTGCCCGAGATGGAGCCCGCCTTGGGTGAGCGCCGCTTCGACCGTGTGGCCATCACCTCGGTCTTCGGCGATCCGTCCCATCCCCGTACCTGGTCCGGCGCTCCGCGCAATCTGGGTGTGGCCCTGCAGAAACTGGGTGTGACGGTGGAGGGTTTCCATCCGCACCTGTCCACCCCCTGGAAGGTGGGCCTGGCGGCGCGCCATGTCATGGCCGGCTATGGCCGCCTGATGACGGCGGAACAGCTGTATCGTGCCGCCCCCGCCCGCCGTCACCTGGCCCGCCAGCTGGCGGCCGAGGCGGCGAAGCGCGGCACCCGCCACATCATCCACACTGGTGCGCTTGACCTGCCGGTGGTGGAGGCGGAAGCGACGGCCGATCCCATGTTCGACCGGGCGTCCCGCGTTCACCATTACCTCTATTGCGACCACACCTGGGCGCTGGCGGCCGAACATCGCCCCGACATCGCCGGCTACAGCCCCCGGGCCTTGGCGGCGTATGAGGATCTGGAACGCAGCGCCCTGAACAGCGTGGACCACATCTTCACCTTCGGCCGCTTCGTCCGCGATCACATCGTCGATCACTACGGTGTGCCGGCGGCGCGGGTGACGGCGGTGGGCTCCGGCATGGGCGACATCAAGCCCTATATGGGCCCCAAGGATTACGTCCAGCCCAACCTGCTGTTCGTCTGCAAGCACCTGTTCCGCGAGAAGGGCGGCGAACTGGTGATCGAGGCGTTCCAGCAGGCGGTGGGCCGCCGGCCGGACCTGACCCTGACCATCGTCGCCGACGCCTCGGTCCGCGACCGGGTGCCCCAGCATCCCAACATCGATTTCCGGTCCAGCCTGCCCTGGGCCGAGTTGCAGGAGTTGTACCGCCGGGCCAGCCTGCTGGTGCAGCCCATGCTGAACGATCCCTGGGGCCAGGTGTACCTGGAAGGCCTGATCTCACGGACGCCGGTCCTGGGCCTGGCCCGCAACGGCCTGCCGGAAATCACCGGCGACGGCCGCTATGGCTTCCTGGCGCCCCAGGCCGATCCGCTGGTTCTGGCCGATCTCATCATCCAGGCCGTGTCCGATCCCCAGCGCCTGGCCGTCATGGGCGCCCGGGGGCAGAGCCACGTCATGGAAACCTATACCTGGGACCGGGTCGCCCGGGCCGTCCTGTACCCCGACCATTGA
- the gmd gene encoding GDP-mannose 4,6-dehydratase, with amino-acid sequence MSNKTALITGVTGQDGSYLASFLLARGYVVHGLKRRSSSINTNRLDHLYRDRHEGGFEMSLHYGDMTDSLALTRLIAETRPTEIYNLAAMSHVAVSFEMPEYTANVDATGTLRLLEAVRSLKMQDDVRFYQASTSELYGGISSEPLSETTPFHPRSPYAVAKMYGYWITVNYREAYNMHASNGILFNHESPERGETFVTRKISRAVASIERGLQNCLYLGNLEARRDWGHARDYVEGMWLMTQQDKPDDYVLATGEAHSVREFVELAFHCIGRPLVWRGEGLNERGYCRRTGKVLVAVDPAYYRPSEVDFLLGDPTKAKTVLGWQHRIAFEELVFEMVNADRALLDHTPVKQWEGQHDAQAPLRAAQ; translated from the coding sequence ATGTCGAATAAAACCGCGTTGATCACGGGTGTCACCGGACAGGACGGGTCGTACCTTGCCTCGTTCCTTCTGGCGCGGGGTTATGTGGTCCACGGCCTCAAGCGCCGTTCGTCGTCCATCAACACCAACCGCCTGGATCACCTGTACCGCGACCGCCATGAAGGCGGTTTTGAGATGAGCCTGCACTACGGCGACATGACGGACAGCCTGGCGCTGACCCGGTTGATCGCCGAGACGCGGCCGACCGAAATCTACAACCTGGCGGCCATGAGCCATGTGGCCGTCAGCTTCGAGATGCCGGAATACACCGCCAACGTCGATGCCACCGGCACCCTGCGCCTGCTGGAAGCCGTGCGGTCGCTGAAGATGCAGGACGATGTCCGCTTCTACCAGGCGTCCACTTCGGAACTCTACGGTGGGATCAGCAGCGAGCCGCTGTCCGAGACCACGCCCTTCCATCCGCGCAGCCCCTACGCGGTGGCCAAGATGTACGGCTACTGGATCACGGTGAACTACCGTGAGGCGTACAACATGCATGCCTCCAACGGCATCCTGTTCAACCATGAATCGCCGGAGCGGGGTGAGACCTTCGTCACCCGCAAGATCTCCCGCGCCGTCGCCTCCATCGAACGCGGCCTGCAGAACTGCCTGTACCTGGGCAACCTGGAGGCCCGCCGCGACTGGGGCCACGCCCGCGACTACGTCGAAGGCATGTGGCTGATGACGCAGCAGGACAAGCCCGACGACTACGTCCTGGCCACCGGCGAGGCGCATTCGGTGCGCGAGTTCGTGGAGCTGGCCTTCCACTGCATCGGCCGTCCGCTGGTGTGGCGGGGCGAAGGCCTCAACGAACGCGGCTATTGCCGCCGCACGGGCAAGGTCCTGGTCGCCGTCGACCCGGCCTACTACCGCCCGTCCGAGGTGGACTTCCTGCTGGGCGATCCGACCAAGGCCAAGACCGTCCTGGGCTGGCAGCACCGGATCGCCTTCGAGGAACTGGTGTTCGAAATGGTGAACGCCGACCGCGCCCTCCTGGATCACACCCCCGTCAAGCAGTGGGAAGGACAGCATGATGCACAAGCCCCCTTACGAGCTGCGCAATAA
- a CDS encoding GDP-L-fucose synthase — protein sequence MHKPPYELRNKRVWVAGHRGLVGRALVRRLEQEGCDILTVSRHHCDLRSSTQVDRWMKDLRPDAVFLAAAHVGGIHANNSRPAEFIYDNLMIEANIIDSAHRSGVEKLLFLGSSCIYPRMAPQPIPENALLTGALEPTNEWYAIAKIAGIKLCQAYRRQYGCDFISVMPTNLYGPGDNFDLMASHVAPALMVKAHQAKLDGAKSLEIWGSGTPLRELLFVDDAADGMVFVMKHYSEEEPLNLGSSQEVSIAELAERICRVVGFKGSIHHDRSKPDGTPRKIMDNSRLEALGWRAPTSIDDGLAQTYRWYVDNISTVRGAPVHA from the coding sequence ATGCACAAGCCCCCTTACGAGCTGCGCAATAAACGCGTCTGGGTGGCCGGCCACCGCGGCCTGGTCGGCCGCGCCCTGGTTCGCCGGCTGGAGCAGGAGGGGTGCGACATCCTGACGGTGTCGCGCCACCACTGCGACCTGCGGTCGTCCACCCAGGTGGACCGGTGGATGAAGGACTTGCGTCCGGACGCCGTCTTCCTGGCGGCGGCCCACGTCGGCGGCATCCACGCCAACAACAGCCGCCCGGCCGAGTTCATCTACGACAACCTGATGATCGAGGCCAATATCATCGACAGCGCCCACCGCTCGGGCGTGGAGAAGCTGCTGTTCCTGGGGTCGTCCTGCATCTATCCCCGCATGGCGCCCCAGCCGATCCCGGAGAACGCGCTGTTGACCGGGGCGCTGGAACCGACCAACGAGTGGTACGCCATCGCCAAGATCGCGGGCATCAAGCTGTGCCAGGCGTATCGTCGGCAATATGGCTGTGACTTCATTTCGGTGATGCCGACCAACTTGTACGGTCCCGGCGACAACTTCGACCTGATGGCCAGCCACGTGGCGCCGGCCCTGATGGTGAAGGCCCACCAGGCCAAGCTGGACGGCGCCAAGTCCCTGGAAATCTGGGGCAGCGGCACGCCCTTGCGTGAGCTTCTGTTCGTGGACGACGCCGCCGACGGCATGGTCTTCGTCATGAAGCACTATTCGGAGGAGGAACCCCTGAACCTGGGCAGCAGCCAGGAGGTTTCCATCGCCGAATTGGCGGAACGGATCTGCCGCGTGGTGGGTTTCAAGGGCAGCATCCATCACGACCGCAGCAAGCCCGATGGCACGCCGCGCAAGATCATGGACAACAGCCGCCTTGAAGCCCTGGGCTGGCGGGCGCCGACATCGATCGATGACGGCCTGGCCCAGACCTACCGCTGGTATGTGGACAACATCAGCACTGTCCGCGGCGCACCGGTCCATGCCTGA
- a CDS encoding lipopolysaccharide biosynthesis protein, whose amino-acid sequence MRDRNVDLNTAHLVGDIGRRATRGGTVMLGAQLVKLVAQFGSVIVLARVLAPAEFGLIAMVGALTALFEIVKELGLSAATMQRTDITHEQVSALFWINTGAGCLIAGCLALGAPVIAGFYGQPDLVPITRWLALGFVMSGATVQHWALLRRQMRFSAIAVAETGSELIAFVVAVGLAFAGFGHWALVAQRLAAPFLVMTGCWTLCRWRPSPPRRTAGIPDLLGFGLSVSGCGILSTLGRSIDQILVGRMFGAATLGLYERAARLVLVPINSINAPLYSVAMPALSRLVDEPQRFRRAFGVLIERVSMVTMPAFVGAAVASDWVTNLLFGPKWDAMSPLVACFAIVAAVQPVLMTAGLIYLPQGRPRDLLRSTAIDVGLGVASFVAGLPFGAVGVAASYAVVGLMVRLPVCFLLASGQGPVTQRDLYKSILPSLWASLAVAGVVWALRRFVMPASLLDAPVLALAVAAAAGMATAGVSFLAMRQSRDAVLGVFQALWSRPQPTASFAKEVAE is encoded by the coding sequence ATGCGTGATCGGAACGTCGATCTGAATACGGCCCACCTTGTCGGTGACATCGGCCGTCGGGCGACCCGCGGGGGCACCGTCATGCTGGGCGCCCAGCTGGTCAAGCTGGTGGCGCAGTTCGGCTCCGTCATCGTCCTGGCGCGTGTGCTGGCACCGGCTGAATTCGGCCTTATCGCCATGGTCGGCGCCCTGACAGCCCTGTTTGAAATCGTAAAGGAACTCGGTCTGTCGGCTGCGACCATGCAGCGGACGGACATCACCCACGAACAGGTCAGCGCCCTGTTCTGGATCAATACGGGGGCCGGATGCCTGATCGCCGGCTGCCTGGCCCTGGGTGCGCCGGTCATCGCCGGCTTCTACGGCCAGCCCGACCTGGTGCCCATCACCCGCTGGCTGGCGCTGGGTTTCGTCATGAGTGGCGCCACGGTCCAGCATTGGGCCCTGCTGCGCCGGCAAATGCGATTTTCCGCCATCGCCGTGGCCGAGACGGGCAGCGAGCTGATCGCCTTCGTCGTGGCGGTGGGCCTGGCCTTCGCCGGCTTCGGCCATTGGGCCCTGGTGGCCCAGCGCCTGGCCGCCCCCTTCCTGGTGATGACCGGTTGCTGGACCCTGTGCCGCTGGCGGCCGTCGCCGCCGCGCCGCACCGCTGGCATTCCCGACCTGCTGGGCTTCGGCCTGTCGGTTTCCGGCTGCGGCATCCTGTCGACCCTGGGCCGCAGCATCGACCAGATCCTGGTGGGCCGCATGTTCGGGGCCGCCACCCTGGGCCTGTATGAACGTGCCGCCCGCCTGGTGCTGGTCCCCATCAACAGCATCAACGCGCCGCTCTATTCCGTGGCCATGCCGGCCTTGAGCCGCCTGGTCGATGAACCCCAGCGCTTCCGCCGTGCCTTCGGCGTGCTGATCGAGCGCGTGTCCATGGTCACCATGCCTGCCTTCGTCGGGGCGGCGGTGGCGTCGGATTGGGTGACCAACCTGCTGTTCGGGCCGAAATGGGACGCCATGTCCCCGCTGGTCGCCTGTTTCGCCATCGTCGCGGCGGTACAGCCGGTGCTGATGACCGCGGGCCTGATCTACCTGCCCCAGGGGCGGCCGCGCGACCTGTTGCGCTCCACCGCCATCGACGTGGGGCTGGGGGTTGCGTCCTTCGTCGCCGGCCTGCCTTTCGGCGCGGTGGGCGTCGCGGCCTCCTACGCGGTGGTGGGGCTTATGGTGCGTCTGCCTGTTTGCTTCCTGCTGGCGTCTGGACAAGGTCCGGTAACGCAGCGTGATCTTTATAAAAGCATCCTGCCGTCGCTCTGGGCCTCGCTGGCGGTCGCCGGCGTCGTTTGGGCACTGCGGCGCTTTGTGATGCCTGCGAGCCTGCTGGATGCGCCGGTCCTGGCGCTGGCGGTGGCCGCGGCGGCCGGCATGGCCACCGCCGGCGTGAGTTTCTTGGCGATGCGGCAGAGCCGGGACGCCGTGCTTGGTGTTTTCCAAGCCTTGTGGTCCCGGCCCCAGCCGACAGCGTCCTTCGCGAAGGAGGTGGCCGAATGA